In one window of Athene noctua chromosome 17, bAthNoc1.hap1.1, whole genome shotgun sequence DNA:
- the TPST2 gene encoding protein-tyrosine sulfotransferase 2 encodes MRVTMRRVLLVVGSVVALMVTLHLGQQVLECQQVLSERRHRLMRPENEELVMVDSNHVEYRYSKEMPLIFIGGVPRSGTTLMRAMLDAHPEVRCGEETRIIPRVLAMRQAWSKSGREKMRLDEAGVTDQVLDAAMQAFILEVIAKHGEPARYLCNKDPFTLKSSVYLSRLFPNSKFLLMVRDGRASVHSMITRKVTIAGFDLNSYRDCLTKWNKAIEVMYSQCLEIGRARCLPVYYEQLVLHPEQSMQAIMKFLDISWSDTVLHHEELIGKPGGVSLSKIERSTDQVIKPVNMEALSKWIGHIPGDVLQDMAHIAPMLARLGYDPYANPPNYGHPDPLVVNNTHRVLKGDYKTPANLKGHLQVTQNTSSSH; translated from the exons GCAGGTCCTGGAGTGCCAGCAGGTCCTGAGCGAGAGGAGGCACAGGCTGATGAGACCCGAGAACGAGGAGCTGGTCATGGTGGACTCCAACCACGTCGAGTACCGTTACAGCAAGGAGATGCCCCTCATATTCATCGGCGGGGTCCCGCGGAGCGGCACGACCCTGATGAGGGCCATGCTCGATGCCCACCCGGAGGTGCGCTGCGGGGAGGAGACCCGCATCATCCCCCGCGTGCTGGCCATGCGGCAGGCCTGGTCCAAATCGGGGCGAGAGAAGATGCGCCTGGATGAGGCGGGGGTGACGGACCAAGTTTTGGACGCCGCTATGCAGGCCTTTATCCTGGAAGTGATCGCCAAGCACGGCGAGCCGGCCAGGTATTTATGTAACAAGGACCCCTTCACCCTGAAGTCCTCTGTCTACCTGTCCAGGCTGTTCCCCAACTCCAAATTCCTCCTGATGGTTCGAGACGGCCGGGCTTCGGTCCACTCCATGATCACGCGGAAGGTGACGATCGCGGGCTTCGACCTGAACAGCTACCGGGACTGCCTGACCAAGTGGAACAAAGCCATCGAGGTGATGTACTCCCAGTGCCTGGAGATCGGGCGGGCCCGCTGCCTGCCCGTCTACTACGAGCAGCTGGTGCTGCACCCCGAGCAGTCCATGCAGGCCATCATGAAGTTCCTGGACATCTCCTGGAGCGACACGGTGCTGCACCACGAGGAGCTCATAGGGAAGCCCGGCGGGGTGTCGCTTTCCAA GATAGAAAGATCAACGGACCAGGTTATCAAGCCGGTGAACATGGAGGCGTTATCGAAATGGATCGGGCACATTCCGGGAGACGTGCTGCAGGACATGGCCCACATCGCGCCGATGCTGGCCAGGCTGGGCTACGACCCCTACGCCAACCCGCCCAACTACGGCCACCCCGACCCCTTGGTGGTCAACAACACGCACAGA gttttaAAGGGGGATTATAAAACGCCAGCCAATTTGAAAGGTCATCTGCAG GTGACTCAGAACACATCATCTTCTCACTAA
- the TFIP11 gene encoding tuftelin-interacting protein 11, with translation MSMSHLYGTDGEDGVEMENFEVSDWDLQNEFNPHRQRHRQTKEEATYGVWAERDSDEERPSFGGKRSRDYSAPVNFISAGLKKSAAEDVSEEDSDEDEKPVKQEEVPKEFVPKKLKTGGNFKPSQKGFVGGTKSFVDFGSWERHTKGIGQKLLKKMGYVPGRGLGKNAQGIINPIEAKQRKGKGAVGAYGSERTSQSLQDFPVVDSEEEAEEEFQKELSQWRKDPNGGKKKPKYSYKTVEELKAKGRINKQLSAPQKELSQVKVIDMTGREQKVYYSYSQISHKHNIPDDSPQQPLGKDSKPQGFALPELEHNLQLLIDITEQEIIQNDRQLQYERDMVVNLTHEIQKMSEVLSHEEKAISNLSKVLEMVEECERRMQPSCENPLTLDECAKIFETLQDKYYEEYRMSDRVDLAVAIVYPLMKDYFKNWDPLKDCTYGTEIIGKWKSLLENDQLLSHSGQDLSTDAFHRLMWEIWMPYVRTIVAQWQPRNCGSMVDFLDSWVNVIPVWILDNILDQLIFPKLQKEVESWNPLTDTVPIHSWIHPWLPLMQARLEPLYSPIRNKLANALQKWHPSDSSAKLILQPWKDVFTPGSWEAFMVKNIVPKLGMCLNELIINPHQQHMDAFYWVIDWEGMISVSSLVGLLEKHFFPKWLQVLCSWLSNSPNYEEITKWYLGWKSMFSDQVLAHPSIKDKFNEALDIMNRAVSSSVGGYMQPGARENIAYLTHTERRKDFQYEAMQERREAENMAQRGIGVAASSVPMNFKDLIQTKAEEHNIVFMPVIGKRHEGKQLYTFGRIVIYIDRGVVFVQGEKTWVPTSLQSLIDMAK, from the exons ATGTCGATGTCGCACCTGTACGGCACGGACGGGGAGGATGGCGTGGAGATGGAGAACTTCGAGGTGTCGGACTGGGACCTGCAGAACGAGTTCAACCCCCACCGGCAGCGCCACCGGCAGACCAAGGAGGAGGCCACCTACGGTGTGTGGGCCGAGCGCGACTCGGACGAGGAGCGGCCCAGCTTCGGCGGCAAGCG CTCCCGGGATTACTCGGCCCCCGTGAACTTCATCAGCGCCGGGCTGAAAAAGTCAGCGGCTGAGGATGTGTCAGAAGAAGACTCTGATGAAGATGAAAAGCCTGTTAAGCAGGAGGAAGTCCCTAAGGAGTTTGTGCCGAAGAAGTTAAAAACA GGTGGTAATTTCAAGCCTAGTCAGAAAGGCTTTGTAGGGGGGACAAAATCTTTCGTGGATTTCGGCAGCTGGGAGAGACACACTAAGGGAATTGGGCAGAAGCTTCTCAAGAAGATGGGTTACGTCCCCGGAAGAGGTCTCGGGAAGAATGCCCAAG GTATTATCAATCCCATCGAGGCCAAACAGAGAAAAGGCAAAGGAGCTGTGGGGGCATATGGCTCTGAAAGGACCAGCCAGTCTTTGCAAGACTTCCCTGTTGTGGACTCGGAAGAAGAAGCTGAAGAG GAGTTTCAGAAAGAGCTCAGTCAGTGGCGGAAGGATCCTaatggagggaagaaaaagcccAAATACAGCTATAAGACAGTAGAAGAACTGAAAGCCAAGGGCAGGATCAACAAGCAGCTTTCAGCCCCTCAGAAGGAGCTGTCGCAAGTCAAG GTTATAGACATGACGGGCCGGGAACAGAAGGTTTATTACAGCTACAGTCAGATTAGCCACAAGCACAACATCCCAGATGACAGCCCTCAGCAGCCCCTGGGCAAAGACTCCAAGCCCCAGGGCTTTGCCCTGCCTGAGCTGGAGCACAACCTGCAGCTCCTCATCGACATCACGGAGCAGGAGATCATCCAGAACGACCGGCAGCTGCAGTACGAGAGGGACATGGTTGTCAACCTGACCCATGAGATACAGAAGATGTCCGAAGTTCTCTCGCACGAGGAGAAGGCAATTAGCAATCTCAGCAAGGTGCTGGAGATGGTGGAAGAGTGCGAGAGGCGGATGCAGCCCAGCTGTGAAAATCCCTTGACCTTGGACGAGTGCGCGAAGATCTTTGAGACGCTGCAGGACAAGTACTATGAAGAGTACAGGATGTCTGATCGGGTCGACCTGGCAGTGGCAATAGTCTATCCTCTCATGAAGGATTACTTCAAGAACTGGGATCCCCTCAAG GACTGTACGTACGGCACCGAGATCATCGGGAAGTGGAAGAGCCTTCTGGAGAACGACCAGCTGTTGTCGCACAGCGGGCAGGACCTGTCGACAGATGCTTTCCACAG GCTGATGTGGGAAATCTGGATGCCATATGTCAGAACCATAGTGGCGCAGTGGCAGCCGAGGAACTGCGGCTCGATGGTGGATTTCCTGGATAGCTGGGTGAACGTCATTCCTGTCTGGATACTGGATAACATCCTGGATCAGCTCATCTTCCCCAAGCTGCAGAAGGAG GTGGAAAGCTGGAACCCTTTGACGGACACAGTCCCAATCCACTCGTGGATCCACCCCTGGCTTCCCCTGATGCAGGCGCGCCTGGAGCCGCTCTACTCCCCCATCCGGAACAAGCTGGCGAACGCGCTGCAGAAGTGGCATCCCAGCGACTCCTCCGCCAAGCTCATCCTCCAGCCCTGGAAGGACGTGTTCACACCCGGGTCGTGGGAGGCTTTCATGGTCAAAAACATCGTGCCTAAACTAG GGATGTGTTTGAACGAACTCATCATAAACCCTCACCAGCAGCACATGGATGCCTTCTACTGGGTGATTGACTGGGAGGGGATGATTTCTGTCTCCAGTCTTGTTGGGCTGCTGGAGAAACACTTCTTCCCAAAGTGGCTGCAG GTGCTGTGCTCTTGGCTTAGTAACAGCCCCAATTACGAAGAAATTACAAAGTGGTACTTGGGTTGGAAGTCCATGTTCTCGGACCAAGTGTTGGCGCATCCGTCGATCAAAGACAAATTCAACGAAGCTCTCGATATCATGAACCGGGCCGTCTCTTCCAGCGTGG GGGGGTACATGCAGCCCGGCGCTCGGGAGAACATCGCCTACCTCACTCACACGGAGCGGAGGAAGGACTTCCAGTACGAAGCCATGCAGGAGCGCCGCGAGGCCGAGAACATGGCCCAGCGTGGCATCGGCGTGGCCGCCAGCTCCGTGCCCATGAACTTTAAGGACCTGATTCAGACAAAAGCGGAGGAGCACAACATCGTTTTCATGCCTGTGATTGGCAAGAGGCACGAAGGGAAGCAGCTGTATACGTTCGGCCGGATCGTCATTTACATCGACAGAGGCGTTGTGTTTGTGCAGGGAGAAAAGACTTGGGTGCCcacctccctgcagagcctcatCGACATGGCCAAGTGA
- the SRRD gene encoding SRR1-like protein, with the protein MAAGGWRAARGRRRRGREQRQEEEEEEEEEGGGAVLRRLREARDDLLSSGFWTASAGAVRAPLSGSAEPPARCVCYGLGRFGGCPAARAQLAFLLLLLEELGVPPGRCSLFDPAFSAREAAALRQLGLRLLPENEEGKHAVEGSATLFYMVHCGKALYNNLLWRNWSAGALARMVIVGNSFKGIEERLLSRILERDYSYIAKVLKGTEEVALPAHPRYLDTFNDTSVHWFPPQKLKELSPEVWEFREEPTYQDCEDLEIIRREESAGGRGPAAES; encoded by the exons ATGGCGGCGGGCGGGTGGCGCGCggcgcgcgggcggcggcggcgcgggcgggagcagcggcaggaggaggaggaggaggaggaggaggagggtggcggCGCGGTGCTGCGGCGGCTGCGGGAGGCGCG GGACGATCTGCTGAGCTCCGGCTTCTGGACGGCGAGCGCCG GAGCCGTGCGGGCCCCGCTGAGCGGCAGcgcggagccgcccgcccgctgcGTCTGCTACGGGCTGGGGCGGTTCGGCggctgccccgccgcccgggcccagctcgccttcctgctgctgctgctggaggagctgggg GTGCCGCCCGGGCGGTGCTCCCTGTTCGATCCCGCTTTCTcggcccgggaggcggcggcgctgcggCAGCTGGGGCTGCGGCTGCTCCCGGAGAACGAG GAGGGGAAACACGCCGTGGAGGGCTCGGCCACGCTGTTCTACATGGTGCACTGCGGGAAGGCCCTCTACAACAACCTGCTCTGGAGGAACTGGTCTGCGGGGGCCCTGGCCAGGATGGTCATCGTCGGCAACAGCTTTAAGGGAATCGAGGAAAG ATTGTTGTCAAGAATATTGGAGAGAGATTATTCTTACATAGCAAAG GTCTTGAAAGGGACGGAGGAAGTAGCACTCCCCGCTCACCCTCGGTACCTGGACACCTTTAACGACACCTCCGTCCACTGGTTCCCCCCGCAAAAACTGAAGGAACTGTCCCCCGAGGTCTGGGAGTTCAGGGAGGAGCCGACGTACCAAGACTGCGAGGACTTGGAGATCATCAGGAGGGAGGAGAGCGCCGGCGGGCGCGGTCCTGCCGCCGAGTCCTGA